The Raphanus sativus cultivar WK10039 chromosome 2, ASM80110v3, whole genome shotgun sequence DNA segment TGAGCCAAAGTGCCTACGTAATGAATTGATTTCAATGGTCAtgctaattatatatattaaccatctaaacttttttttcatgCTTGCTATGTATTTCTGCTCAGAGCATCACAATATATTTGTGTGGATATATATGTTGGAGTACGTAggatcaaaaaaataaaaaatagaaactgTACATTCGCTTTGTTGCTAAGACAAAAGCggataaaaaaattagattggACCAATAAATAAATACGGACTCGAGAATATTCTTGCAATTGCTTATACATTTTAGATAGTCTCCAAAAATATGAATCGAGAAAACTATATGTAAATGCATATATGTACGTCCACATTTCTTCGTCAGACCACCATCATAACTTTCTTTGCCAGTACGTACAAAGCCACACAATCATTTGTATATACAAAGAATGATCTAccatttagtttaaaaaaaaaaaagaatgatctACCATATAGTCATATAGATCTATATATCATTCATATGTAGACAATAAGAAACATAGTTCATGTTCTAAAGTTCATGATAAATTATCACATCATTCGTTGACAAACAAACTCAACATATTTACACGATGAATCACACACACGcgcatatatatatgtatatatatacacacaataAATCACAGCTTTCAAATCGTTGTTTGTATAATATGGCCTATTATAAATTATTACCTTCCATTAAAAGAACTTTTAACCTTGTGCTATATTTCATTGATCCAAACAGATTGTTTACATGGAATTATTGGTAAGTGTTCACAATATGCTAACAACCATCATGTGTATGGAATTTAATTTCATGAGTAGAATTTGAAGGACATAGTGATACAcatagatttataaaatttaaataagccAAACGAAAACACCAATCGGAAAAGAGAGAAATCTAGAAGAGAGCAAATAGAAGAACAAAGGTAGTCTTAacataaacagaaaaaaaacaaaaggaattCAAAAGAAAACACACATAAGGAGAAGAAATAGGTAACAAAGACACACTTGATTTTATGGATTTTTGAGTGAGATCGCTTTGAAGAAGCGAAGGATCGGACCGAGACGCTTGATTCCCCTTTCGGATCTCGTACGCACACGTGAATGATGATACAAACATATGAGATGATGATGGTCAAGAATCGATCTAAATgaaaaagtagagagagattAGGTAAACCCTAATCTTGAAATCTTGATGACGATGATAATCaacaactttttctttttcttgggaTTCTTGATCTTGGAGTTCTGTGATTATGTCTTCCTCTTGGGTACTGAGACTTTGGAGttgaagagaaaaaagaagtagaagaagacgaagaagatgatgatgatgaagattaGTCATCATCACTATCATCATGATGTTGGGATTAAAAGTGGAGGtacagagagaaagaaagaagtgAGGTTGTAATGATGATGAGGGATGAATGGAAGTCAGAGGTAGGGGAGGAAACTTATCATTACTACTTTGAACAAAATGTTTTCTAGCTTcccttttttttcctttttttggacTTTCAAGAAATATTCTAACCCTATTTTATTATGTCCTTgtatctttctctcttttgatATACCAATAGATAGAGATGGAGAGACAGAAATGCCTTCGTGACAGCATTAAGGGGTAAAACTTAATTTAATTGCCAAAAAGCATCTCTAAAAAACCATCAAACCTTTAAATTTTGAAGCTTTTTGCTATCTAAAAAactttcaaatcttcaaattttaagattttagattatgaaacttcaaatttaattttcattattcaaaacctcaaaataCTAATTACTTTCTAGTTTaatcattataattttgtaacttatatatatactaatattaattttcttatcactttaattttataactatatttcacctaaattcaaatatatcttatgtatattattaatatgtgaaatatttatatatgttaaaataaaaataaaactaatataaaataattttatttaatatataattattatttcgCACAATAATTACATAACATCAAACAATATTTTACAAACTAAAgattaaaattacatatatatatataaatcatacaATAAATATCACACACATAACTATATCATCACATTATTtcagcaacaaaaaaaacatatcagaAAGATGTTGAACAAACTCTTAAAATTCTACAATCTACTTTTTTATCATAGCGGAATTACCAcgttattgaaaaaaaaatcttgcacAATATAATGATTGTGCATTATAATGCATAAGATACTAAATTAAAATGAACATGGTATCATCACACCGATTAGAAATACAAGACCGGTACCACAAGAAACAAGCAACCATTGAAATAAGCGTAAATGAAATATTCAATAACAAAAGTTATTAACTCGTAATCTTCGTAATCTTCAGATAAAAAATCAAGAGACTTATTTTTACTTCGATATGTGTTGGTTGATCATAAATGAAAAACTATGTAAATAACAATACTGaataatttgtatttatatatttatgaattaatgtgtgttttaaattattatttacgtATTTATGTGTTATGataaattgtatttataaatattttgtttaatattttaatttttatgtatttatctATATAAGTTTAATgagtttaattaatttatattaaaaataagactaaaatgaaaattatacaataattttgaagattttctactcttaaaataagatttattcTTGGAACTGTACtaaaaagaatttatttttgcatatatttttctgaatctttagtttatttttttaggaTCCTGTACATACATCCATGCATAAAACCCAAAATAATTCGATAAATAGTCTCTTCAAATGTCATAATTTTTAACTTTACCAGTtttatgaaaacatataattttatttactagattaatatatatttgatgatattttgcttataataaatatttactatttttattctcatatattgttacaaaactactatgttattttaaaataaataaatagttatttatatGCTTGGGTGCTTTATACTGAACCCGAAGTTCACACcctaaaccgaaccaaactttTGGTTTCGGATCGGTAACGGATCCATTAAAAAACCGAATGGGTTTTAAGATCCAAAGATTTCGACGATGGGCCTGGTCGGTTTATAACCGATGTCCAAATAAGATAACCGATTAAACCGAGCATTTATAACCTGCACCATGTATATACATACATTCATTTACGCATATATTAATAATCTCTTCAGTTCTTGGATTTGTTTACGGGGTGGCGAAAAAGAAATGAACCCACCCTAGTTACAAAAAAGTTTCCTCTATTGTTGATTGTTATCACTAAGAAACTCAAGCTGGCCACTATAAATTACCTAGGCTCTCCGTCTCCTGCTTCACCTGGTCATTCGAGAATCCAATCACATGTAttgtctctccctttcttagACTCTTGTTCTTCTTTGTTCCGAGTCGAGTCAAACCAGTTTTTGACTAGACATATCTTACCGTTTGCATGTGTACTAAGTGGACTATGAGTAGAGTTGAATTAGTGTTTAACATACACTTTTGTTTCTGGAACTGACTTTGTTTGAATCTAGGATCTTTATGAATTGTTATAACAGATTTTAGAACTGGAACTGATTTTGTGTGTTTGGTTTCTTCCTTTTGCAGATGGACTCAACATCATCTCTTGAACAAGAAACCCATTACAAATATGATGAATGAGACATTCAAACACCGAATAGTGGCGGCAAGAGGAAAAAAACTCCGCCAACTAGTAGAGCAACCAACCTCTCAACCGAGCAAAGTGAACCGTATTGTCCCTACAAGATCAGAAGTTTGGGATCATTACACAATAACTAAAGAAGATCGAGAAATATGTCCATGCAACTAGTGCCATAAAAAATTTCCATGTCTCACAATCCCCGGGACCTCAAATCTGAGGAACCATCTTGCTTGGTCAGCTGGAAAAAAAAGATAAGCAGCCCGTTATTGAAGATGATGAGAAACTTAAGAAGGTAAAATTGACTGAAGGTCAGTTTAGAAGAACCACAAATCAGATGCTTGTGTTAGGGTAATTTCTTATATCATTTGTTGAAAGTGTAGTATGGAAACATTTCTGCGACAAGTAAATTCTCTACTTCTCTTCTATGTATATTTTTGCCTTTATCATTTGTTATAGctagttttatgttttctgtTTGTAGACAACCGTGTTCACTCCTAATTCAAGAAAAACCTCGACTAAATACATTGTTACGACATATGTGGAAAATAAAGATGCACTTAAGAAATGGTTCTTGTGTAACAAACAACAAGTATCTCTGACAATAGATATTTGGGTTTTTCAAAATCCAGGTTCTTTATAATCCTTTATTAATTAAACATCATTTGATTCTTATATACATATCATTTGATCATATGATTCTTATTGTTCATTTTATACAGGTGCAAGTTATATGGTcataaatgttaatatataactaatttctTTATTTGAAATATGATTACTGATGTAACTAGCTAGCTTTAAATACTAATGTTAGCATATATACCATTactttattagttttttttaattggaacCGATGAActaaaccataaaataaaattttaaacaaaatatttataaatatttgaatggttATTATACTTTAGATACAAAATACGAATCCAAATATAAATAagatacaatatttaaaatatattatgataaatCAAAGTAAACAATAGTATTTTTATGGTGTTATGCTTAACAGTTTTgctatttaatgtttataaataattttattgtttcattttcaaaaaaatctatatttaagaaattttaatttaaagcaTATTTAccatacaaatatattatttatactatttagctattatatatattcaaaaacaaatagtattttattaattaaataattattcaatactgtaaatatatattattattaatcaaccATTATCGTACATGGTGTTTTAGTTAAAACCGTAATTGTATCATATCATACTTTAACTTTATACTATATTCATTATAATTTTCTTGCGCCATTTGgatccaaattttttaaaagaagaacCGTATATAC contains these protein-coding regions:
- the LOC108839936 gene encoding LOW QUALITY PROTEIN: uncharacterized protein LOC108839936 (The sequence of the model RefSeq protein was modified relative to this genomic sequence to represent the inferred CDS: inserted 1 base in 1 codon), which codes for MFVSSFTCAYEIRKGNQASRSDPSLLQSDXHSKIHKIKCVFVTYFFSLCVFSFEFLLFFFCLC